From the Clostridium cagae genome, the window TTGCTATATACTTTACTAAAACAAAACCTTCTTTATTGGTGAATATTATAAATTTTCTACTAAAATATATCTTAAATCAAAAATTGATATTATAATGTAAAATTTAATTATAGTGATTAAAATATTCAAATTTTTCATACTTAAGTCTAATATTTTAGCTGAATAAATCCCCCCTTACTGATAATATGACCAACTCCTATTTCCGATATTTCTTTTATATAATAAATAAATATTTTTTGTTTTTTGAGGGAATACTTTTATTGTGTGCTAATAATAGGTTATAACGTACTTTAAAATAATTACGTTAAATTTACAAATTAAAGTTTTAATTTAGATTTTAATTTATATTGATCATAATCTAAAATTCAGTATAAATTATCCTTATCTTAGGATAAATAATTTTTAGGAGGAACATATATAATGAAAAAGTTTGTTTGTACAGTATGTGGTTATATTCACGAAGGAGATACCCCACCTGAAATTTGCCCTGTTTGTAAAGTAGGTGCAGATAAATTTATTGAAATGAAGGATGATATGGCTTGGGCTGATGAACATAGAATAGGAATAGCAAGTGGTATTCCTAGTGACCTTATAGAAGATTTAAGAGCTAATTTCACTGGTGAATGTACCGAAGTTGGAATGTATTTAGCTATGTCTCGTCAAGCTGATAGAGAAGGTTATCCTGAAATAGGCGAAGCATACAAGAGAATTGCTTTTGAAGAAGCAGAACATGCTGCTAAATTCGCTGAAATTTTAGGTGAAGTAGTGGTTCCTGATACAAAAGCTAACTTAAAGGCTAGAGTTGAAGCTGAATTTGGTGCTTGTGATGGTAAAAAGAAATTAGCTACATCAGCTAAAAAAGAAAATTTAGATGCTATACATGATACCGTTCATGAAATGTGTAAAGATGAAGCTAGACATGGTAGCGCATTCAAAGGACTACTAGATAGATATTTTAAATAGAAATTTATAACTAAAATTATTTTAAATATAATACGTGTTTTAATTATATGTTGAAATATGCAATAGATAAAATCACATATTTCAATAAACTGCTAAAACATAGCACAAATATAAAATTTTATTTTAAAAGGAGTGTTTTAAATGCAAAAAATTAATTGTGACGTAAATAATTGTTCTCATAACTGTTCTGGTACTTGTTACGCAAATCGTGTTGATATAGGTGGTGATTCTGCACAAAAAGATTGTGATACTTGTTGTGGTTCTTTCTTAGATAAAAAGAACTATAGCGATTTAACTAATAACTCAAATAGTTCTGGTGAATGTGATTGCTTAGTTTGTACTGTTAAAACTTGTACTCACAACTGTAATAACCTTTGTGATCTTTCATCAATAAATGTTAATGGGGCAAATCCAAATATGTATACAGAAACTAATTGCCAAAGTTTTGAATCTAAATAACATATTTTAATTAAATAAAAAACTTTTATTCGTAATTTTCTATATTTAAAGTTATGAATATTACTTGTCTAATTGTACATTCTATCTATAATTGCTTAATTTTATGAGCTTTTTATTTTAATACATTACATAAAATCTTTTTATAATAATAAATGTATGAATTTCTTTCATACACATCTTGTATTTGCACCTTACTCTGTTATACTTGTTAGTGTCATATAATACTGAAAGAGGTGTTTATTATAATAATAAATTATAAAAATATGGAAAACAAATTTGAGATTAATAACAAAGTTGCCTTTATTACAATTTTAAAAAAGAATGGTGAAGAACTTACAGCTAAAGTAGATGTTGAAGATCTTAATAGAGTTAAAGAATCAGGAACTTGGTTTGCTGAATGGAACAAAGATCTTAATAGCTATACGGTTCAAAATATAAGTGTAACTAAAATGAATAAAAAATCTAAGCCACTAAAGCAAAGTTTACAATCTATAATTTTAGATACTAACACAAAGACTCCTATTAGACATATTAATGGAGATACTTTAGATAATAGAAGATCTAATTTAGAAATAGTTGAACGTAACATAAAAAATGATTATGAAGTAATTAATGATGATACTATAGCTATACTTTTAAGAGATAAGTATGGTAAGGTTCAAAATAAAGCATTAATATCTAAAGAAGATTTAAGAAAAGTAGTAACTGATACATATACTTGGGTGCTTCATAAAAATTATGATAATTTTTGTGTTATCGCAAATACGCCTAAAGGCAGAATACATTTAGATAGAGTACTTATGAATCCTGATGAAAATCAAACAGTTCATCATATAAATCTTAATCCATTAGATAATAGACGAAATAACTTAGAAATAACAAGTATATAAATTCTATTATCCTCATAAAATTCAAATTATGTTTTTAGTGTATTGATATTGAACTTTAATAAATTATATTTATAATACTACTTTAATCATTTCATATATAAAAACATATCTAAAACATGATTAACATAAAAATAAGCTCTAAGCATAAAAAATTATACTCAGAGCTTATTTTTATTTAATTAAAAAGTTAATTACTATTTAATTAATTGTTAGAAGCTTTATTTTAAAGTTATTCCTTTACTGTCTTTTCCATGACAGATTGCTGCTGATGAACACCCAGAACATCCACAACCACAACCGCCTTCTCCATTTTTAGCTTTCTTTACCCTTTTGAACACTACTAATCCCATCATGAAAAATATAATACTAGCTATTATTATTGTAGCTAACATAAGTATCACCACCCCTTATAAAATTTATTAGTAGATAATTTAAAATAATTACCTACTAATATTTAACATACTATTTTATATAACTTAATTTAACATTACTATTTATATTTACTGATTTTTTATTTGATAATAGAATTCCAGCTATTATTGCTACTACTATAGCGATAGATATAAGTGCGCCTATTATATTTCCACCATAGAATAAAGCATTACCCACTTGATTTATTAATAATGCAACAAGATATGCTGTACCAGTTTGGAATCCTAATGTAATCCAAGTCCATTTCCATGAACCCATTTCTCTTTTTATTGCACCTATTGCTGCAAAACAAGGAGCACAAAGCATATTAAATGCTATGAATGAAAATGCACTTACTGCTGTAAATACTCCAGCTACATTCATAAGAAGTGTTGGATCTTCTTCTGTTGCTTCTGCAATACTAAACAGTATACCAAATGTTGCTACAACATTTTCTTTTGCTACAAGTCCAGTGATTGTTGCAACCGCAGACTGCCAATTACCAAAACCTAATGGTGTAAAAATTGGTGCAAAAACATTTCCTATACTTGCTAGTATACTGTCACCAGCATCTACCATTTCTAATGACCAATTAAATGATTGCATAAACCAAATTGCTCCACAAGCAACAAATATAATTGTACCAGCTTTTATAATAAAGGCCTTTCCTCTATCCCACATATGCATAAGAACGCCTTTTAAACTTGGTATATGATATTGTGGAAGTTCCATAACAAATGGAGCTGGCTCTCCTTGAAATAGTTTAGTCTTCTTTAGAAGAATTCCACAAATAATTATCATTATAATTCCTAAAAAATATACTGATGGTGCTACCCATGATGCTCCACCAAATATTGCTCCTGCAAACAATGCTATTATTGGAATTTTAGCCCCACATGGAATAAATGTTGTTAACATAATAGTCATTTTTCTATCTCTATCATTTTCCATAGTACGAGTTGCCATAATTCCTGGAACTCCACATCCTGAACTGATAAGCATAGGTATAAACGATTTTCCTGAAAGTCCAAACTTACGGAATATTCTATCCATTATAAATGCAACACGTGACATGTATCCACAGTCTTCAAGTATTGATAATAGAAAGAATAATATCATAATTTGAGGTACGAATCCTAATACTGCACCTACACCACCAATCAACCCATCAACAACTAATCCTTGTAACCATGCCGCTACGCCTACCCCTTCAAGCCAAGTTGAAACATTTCCACTTATGATTTCTCCAAATAATGTATCATTTGTCCAATCTGTAGCTATAGTTCCAAGTGAACTTACAGCTATGTAATATACTCCCCACATAATTAATGCAAAAATAGGAAGTGCCAAAAAACGATTTGTTACTATTTTATCTATTTTATCTGATGCAGTTTCATTGTTTTTATTATTCTTTTTTACTGCTTTAGAAACTACTTTTCCAATAAAGTCATAACGTTCGCCTGTAATTATACTTTCACTATCATCATCAAGTTCATTTTCACATTTATTAATTATTCCATCTACTTTATCTAACACATTTTTTGAAAACTTATTATTATTTAAAATATTTTTATCACGTTCAAAAAGTTTAATAGACAACCATCTAGAATCTATTTCATTCTTAAAGCTACTATTATCTAAAGCTTCTTCAATATTTTTTATTGAACTTTCTACTTCTTGTGAGAGTTCTAGCTTAAAATCATTAACATTTTCTTTTTTTGAAAGTTCAATTGCTTTTTCAACAACTTCCTTAATACCTTTTCCTTTTATAGCTGAAGTTTCAACAATTGGACAACCTAATAATTGTGAAAGTTTTTCTACTTTTAGCTTGTCACCATTTTTCTCAACAATGTCCATCATATTAAGTGCTAAAACTGTTGGAATTCCAAGTTCTAAAATTTGAGTAGTTAAATATAAATTTCTTTCAATATTAGATGCATCAATTATATTAATTATTACATCTGGTTTATCATTCATCATAAAATCACGTGTTACAACTTCTTCAAGCGTATACGGTGAAAGTGAATATATACCTGGTAAATCTACAATTTCAACATCCTTATTCCATTTTAATTTACCGCCTTTTTTTTCAACTGTTACCCCTGGCCAGTTACCTACATATTGTGTTGATCCTGTAAGGTCATTAAACATAGTTGTCTTCCCACAATTGGGATTACCTGCAAGACCTATCTTTATTGACATTTGTCTTCCCCCTTAGTTCATATAGATTATCATTCTCATTGAATGATTATATAAAATATATTAATTTAATACTTAATCAACAATTATCATTTCTGCATCAGCTTTACGAAGTGATAATTCATAATTTCTAACCTTTATTTCAATCGGATCTCCAAGCGGTGCTACTTTACGTACAAATATCTCACAACCCTTAGTTATTCCCATATCCATAATACGTCTTTTAATAGGACCTTCTCCTTGTATCTTAAGAACATTAACCGTTTGTCCACATTTAATATCTTTTAATGTATTCATTAATAATTCCTCCTTAAACTATTATTCTACTAGCCATAGATTTATCTAATGCTATTCTACTACCCTTTACTTTTATTATTAAACTTCCTGCAATTTCAGAAATAATACTTACAGTTTCTCCTGTAATAAATCCTAAACTTGATAGGAACTTTTTAGTCTCATCATTACCTCTAATTTTTTTAATCGGCATACATTCCCCTGTATTTGCTAATATTAACGGCATATTCTCTCCTCCTCATATTATATACTCATATAATTTAATATCTAGTACATCCTTTATGAAAATGAATAATCTTTTCTATTGATAATTATTATCATAATGGTATTATAACACTTTTATCCTAAGTTGAAAATGATTTTCATTGATTTCGTTATATTTTTAACTTTTTTTCAAAAGAAAAGGGTTCCTGATAATATACTGATATTTAAACAAGCTAATATATACATTATTGATATTAATTAAAACTATTCACCTAATTTTTCCAAATACAATAATTTTATTATATATATCTTTCTATTAATTTTTACATACCTTATAAGAGATTTTATTTTCATTTAATAAAACTTAATAAAATTTAAAAACATCTTAAATTTAATAAGGGATATTGGCTCTGGTATAGCTAATATCCCTTATTAATTCATCAGTATTTACTTACATATATTTCCTACAACATTTAATACATCCCAAGTTCTTGAAAATGGCGGTGAATAACATAAATCCAGCATTCCAAGTTCTTTAGTTGTTAATTTTCCAAATATGCATGCAGCAATAACATTAACTCTCTGTACAGCATCTTTATATCCTGCAACCTGACCACCTAATATTCTTTTACTGTTAGCTTCATATATTAATTTAACATAAATTTTGCTTTGACCTGGATAATAGCTAGTTTGATTCATATCTGTTATAAATTTAGTCTTATAGTCCAATCCCATTTGTTTAGCTTTTTCTTCTGTAATACCTGTTCTTCCAGCTTCAATCTCTAAAACTTTTATACAACTAGATGATAATGAACCTTGAAATGGTAAATTAGCTCCTCCTAGATTTTCTCCAACAATACGTCCAAGTTTATTTGCACCCGTAGCAAGAGGAACATAACTTTTTTCATTTGTAAGAATTTGATTTATCGTTGCACAATCTCCAGCTGAATAAACATCTTCAATTGATGTTTTTCCATATTCATCTACAATAATTGCTCCATTAGATAACATATCTATTCCACTATCTTTAATAAACTCTGTATTAGGCTTAACACCTGTAGATATAATTACTATATCCACATTTATTTCTCTTTTATTTGTACATATTTTTGTAACTTTATCATCTCCTATAAGTTCTGTAACAGTCTCTTGTAAATATAAATTTACTCCCTTGTTTCTTAATTCTTTTTCTAATACATCAGTGATTTCTTTATCAAAAACATCCTTTAATATTCGATCCTCCAATTGAAATACTGAAACCTCTTTTTCATGATTTTTAGCTGCCTCTACTGCCTCTAATCCAATAAATCCTGCACCTACTATTGCTATACTTTTATTGCTTTTTTCTCTCAAAAGCTGCTTTAAAATTTTTCCATCATCCATACTTTTTAATGTATACACATTTTTTAAATTAACATTTTTAATTGGAGGTATTATACTCCTTGCACCTGTCGCTATCATTAATTTATCATATTTATCATTAAATTGAGAACCTGTCTTCAGATTCTTTACTGTAACCAACTTATTATTAAAATCTATATTAACAACCTCATGATTAGTTTTAACATCTACTCCACTTTTTATAAATTCTTCAGGAGTTCTTGCAATCATATTTTGTGAATCTTCAAAAAAATTTCCTACGAAGTAAGGTAATCCACAAGCACCAAATGATACTATATCTGATTTCTCATAAATTATGATTTCAGCATCCGGGTTTACTCTTCTTAATTTTGCAGCTGCACTTGTACCTGCTGCTATTCCACCAACAATTACTACTCTCATTTTTTTCCTCCTAATCTATATTAAACATTATATTCCCTATTTACCTTAACTCTTTACTACATAATAATATCTTTCTTTTAATTGGTCAATATTCTTATCGGATTACTCTTATTTATGTTAAATACTACATGCCTTTAAAATAGTGTCTATATTTTATCTTCTTTTCATTTAATTATTATGTTAAAATAATTTATATAGTAAATATTTCAAAAAGAGGTGTTAATTATGGATCGTATGAAATCAATGTTAATTACAGTCGGTATTATATTGGTATATTCAGTTGCCGTTGCACTAATCTATAAACTATATAAAAAATTCTCTGCTAAAAGAAAAAGTAGATAAGCTTTACCATAAATATTTTCAATTTTAAAAGATATAAAATTAATGAAATCGATTAATTTTATATCTTTTTTCAATGTAAAGAAAATCATTGATATATATAAGTAAATTGGCCTAATTTATTAAACTTAGGAATACCCAAAATGAATATAGTCTAATTATGATACACCTTATATATTACATATATCACTGCACACTAAAATATAGCCCTTGTAATATCGTACTAATATTTTATATTATTAATATTTAATAACTCTTTTAAATTATCTATCTTATAATCATATTTGTCTAAGTCACCAAATCCATAACTTGCATATATAAATGGCACCCCTGCCTTATCGCTTGCTATGGCATCCCATTTAGTATCCCCTACATATGCCGGTTTAATTAATTTATTTCTTTTTATTACTATTTTTATATTTTCAGCTTTTTCTAGTCCTGTTCTACTTGGATCCTCAAAGTCAATAAAATATTCTTTTAAATTATGTGTCTCTAAAAAACATTGTATGTATCCATCTACACAATTGCTAACTATAAATAATTTATATTTTTTAAATAACTCTTTTATTGTAGATTGTAACTCTGGATATAATTTACCCCCATTTTTTAATAAATACTTTAATTCAATTTTAGTGCATTCATCTATTACCTCTTTTCTTAATTTTTCACTTAACTGTGGAAAAAACTTCTCTAATATATCATTCATTGTCATTCCCATAACATTTTTAATTTCTTCAAGAGACATTCCGTTTTTAGTTTCTTCGTGCTTAGAAAAAACTTCATTCCAACATACATAGAATGCTTCTGTAGCATCCCATAGAGTTCCGTCTAAATCAAATATAAGACTATCCATATAAATTCTCCTATCTATAAAATCTTTAATAATATTTATTTTCCCTAATTAAATATTTCTTTCCTTATTAATTTTAAAATATAATTTTTATATTTCAAATACATGGATTTTTTAATATACATAATTAAAATTTAGTTTCTTTTATGGTATGAATTTATTTAAGGTTTTATTCTAAAAATAAAGTTATATATTTATTTATATAATAGTACAAAACATACATTTTTTTCTTAGAATACACTAATTCAAAACCCTTGTATGAGAACATATGTTTGTGTATAATATTATTAAGGATATATGTTTAGATTAATATATAAGGATGTGTACACAAATGGAATTAATGGAAAAGCTAAAAATTCTTTCTGGAGCAGCAAAATATGATGTCTCTTGCTCATCATCAGGTTCTAAAAGAAAAAATAAAAACAATGGACTTGGAGATGCTTCTAGTAGTGGAATATGTCACAGCTTTACTTCAGATGGACGTTGTATCTCATTGCTTAAAATATTATTTTCAAATGATTGTGTTTTTGATTGTAAATATTGCATAAATGGTTCATCTAAAGATTTTTTAAGAGTTAGTTTTACTCCTGAAGAAGTATGTAACCTTACTATTAATTTTTACAAACGTAATTATATAGAGGGGTTATTCTTAAGTTCTGCTATTATAAAAAATCCTAATTATACTATGGAACTTTTACTTAAAACTGTGAAAAAATTAAGATTAGAAGAGAAGTTTAATGGATATATTCATTTAAAAGCGATTCCTGGTGCTGATCAGAAATTAATAAATGAGGCTGGAAAATATGCTGATAGAATGAGTGTAAATATAGAATTGCCTTCAAATGATAGTTTAAAATTATTAGCTCCTCAAAAAAATAAAGATAGTATATTAACACCTATGAATACTATAAAAAATTCTATAATTAATTATAAAGAAATGAAAAAAAACATAAAAAGTACACCTTTATTTGTTCCTGGTGGGCAAAGTACTCAATTAATTGTTGGTGCTACCCCTGAAAGCGATGCTAAAATATTAAATTTATCGCAAGCATTATATGATAACTATAATTTGAAAAGAGTTTATTATTCTGCATATGTTCCTGTTGTAAAAGATAATCCTCTTTTACCTGTGATAAGTCATCCTCCTGTTCTTAGAGAGCATAGACTTTATCAAGCTGATTGGTTAATTAGATTTTATGGATTTAGAGCAAATGAATTATTAAAAAATAGTACAGATAATTTTGATTTAAATTTTGATCCTAAAACTTCTTGGGCTTTATCTAATTTAAATGATTTTCCTGTAGAAATAAATACTGCATCATATGAAAAATTATTAAGAATTCCTGGTATTGGTGTTACTTCTGCTAAAAAAATAATAAAGATCAGAAGAGTTCATAGATTAACTTTTGAAGACTTGAAGAAATTAAGAGTTATTTTAAAAAGATCTAAATATTTTATAACTTGTGACGGTAAATATTATGGAAATATTTCTTTTG encodes:
- a CDS encoding FeoB-associated Cys-rich membrane protein; amino-acid sequence: MLATIIIASIIFFMMGLVVFKRVKKAKNGEGGCGCGCSGCSSAAICHGKDSKGITLK
- a CDS encoding putative DNA modification/repair radical SAM protein, with the protein product MELMEKLKILSGAAKYDVSCSSSGSKRKNKNNGLGDASSSGICHSFTSDGRCISLLKILFSNDCVFDCKYCINGSSKDFLRVSFTPEEVCNLTINFYKRNYIEGLFLSSAIIKNPNYTMELLLKTVKKLRLEEKFNGYIHLKAIPGADQKLINEAGKYADRMSVNIELPSNDSLKLLAPQKNKDSILTPMNTIKNSIINYKEMKKNIKSTPLFVPGGQSTQLIVGATPESDAKILNLSQALYDNYNLKRVYYSAYVPVVKDNPLLPVISHPPVLREHRLYQADWLIRFYGFRANELLKNSTDNFDLNFDPKTSWALSNLNDFPVEINTASYEKLLRIPGIGVTSAKKIIKIRRVHRLTFEDLKKLRVILKRSKYFITCDGKYYGNISFDDLIIKNKLLEDSYKPSSKININQISFFDSFEMNNKTLSDKITSINGDF
- a CDS encoding HAD family hydrolase, encoding MDSLIFDLDGTLWDATEAFYVCWNEVFSKHEETKNGMSLEEIKNVMGMTMNDILEKFFPQLSEKLRKEVIDECTKIELKYLLKNGGKLYPELQSTIKELFKKYKLFIVSNCVDGYIQCFLETHNLKEYFIDFEDPSRTGLEKAENIKIVIKRNKLIKPAYVGDTKWDAIASDKAGVPFIYASYGFGDLDKYDYKIDNLKELLNINNIKY
- a CDS encoding FeoA family protein, with product MPLILANTGECMPIKKIRGNDETKKFLSSLGFITGETVSIISEIAGSLIIKVKGSRIALDKSMASRIIV
- a CDS encoding DUF1540 domain-containing protein; this encodes MQKINCDVNNCSHNCSGTCYANRVDIGGDSAQKDCDTCCGSFLDKKNYSDLTNNSNSSGECDCLVCTVKTCTHNCNNLCDLSSINVNGANPNMYTETNCQSFESK
- the feoB gene encoding ferrous iron transport protein B; its protein translation is MSIKIGLAGNPNCGKTTMFNDLTGSTQYVGNWPGVTVEKKGGKLKWNKDVEIVDLPGIYSLSPYTLEEVVTRDFMMNDKPDVIINIIDASNIERNLYLTTQILELGIPTVLALNMMDIVEKNGDKLKVEKLSQLLGCPIVETSAIKGKGIKEVVEKAIELSKKENVNDFKLELSQEVESSIKNIEEALDNSSFKNEIDSRWLSIKLFERDKNILNNNKFSKNVLDKVDGIINKCENELDDDSESIITGERYDFIGKVVSKAVKKNNKNNETASDKIDKIVTNRFLALPIFALIMWGVYYIAVSSLGTIATDWTNDTLFGEIISGNVSTWLEGVGVAAWLQGLVVDGLIGGVGAVLGFVPQIMILFFLLSILEDCGYMSRVAFIMDRIFRKFGLSGKSFIPMLISSGCGVPGIMATRTMENDRDRKMTIMLTTFIPCGAKIPIIALFAGAIFGGASWVAPSVYFLGIIMIIICGILLKKTKLFQGEPAPFVMELPQYHIPSLKGVLMHMWDRGKAFIIKAGTIIFVACGAIWFMQSFNWSLEMVDAGDSILASIGNVFAPIFTPLGFGNWQSAVATITGLVAKENVVATFGILFSIAEATEEDPTLLMNVAGVFTAVSAFSFIAFNMLCAPCFAAIGAIKREMGSWKWTWITLGFQTGTAYLVALLINQVGNALFYGGNIIGALISIAIVVAIIAGILLSNKKSVNINSNVKLSYIK
- a CDS encoding CoA-disulfide reductase: MRVVIVGGIAAGTSAAAKLRRVNPDAEIIIYEKSDIVSFGACGLPYFVGNFFEDSQNMIARTPEEFIKSGVDVKTNHEVVNIDFNNKLVTVKNLKTGSQFNDKYDKLMIATGARSIIPPIKNVNLKNVYTLKSMDDGKILKQLLREKSNKSIAIVGAGFIGLEAVEAAKNHEKEVSVFQLEDRILKDVFDKEITDVLEKELRNKGVNLYLQETVTELIGDDKVTKICTNKREINVDIVIISTGVKPNTEFIKDSGIDMLSNGAIIVDEYGKTSIEDVYSAGDCATINQILTNEKSYVPLATGANKLGRIVGENLGGANLPFQGSLSSSCIKVLEIEAGRTGITEEKAKQMGLDYKTKFITDMNQTSYYPGQSKIYVKLIYEANSKRILGGQVAGYKDAVQRVNVIAACIFGKLTTKELGMLDLCYSPPFSRTWDVLNVVGNICK
- a CDS encoding NADH peroxidase produces the protein MKKFVCTVCGYIHEGDTPPEICPVCKVGADKFIEMKDDMAWADEHRIGIASGIPSDLIEDLRANFTGECTEVGMYLAMSRQADREGYPEIGEAYKRIAFEEAEHAAKFAEILGEVVVPDTKANLKARVEAEFGACDGKKKLATSAKKENLDAIHDTVHEMCKDEARHGSAFKGLLDRYFK
- a CDS encoding FeoA family protein, producing the protein MNTLKDIKCGQTVNVLKIQGEGPIKRRIMDMGITKGCEIFVRKVAPLGDPIEIKVRNYELSLRKADAEMIIVD